A DNA window from Primulina tabacum isolate GXHZ01 chromosome 12, ASM2559414v2, whole genome shotgun sequence contains the following coding sequences:
- the LOC142520737 gene encoding NADPH:adrenodoxin oxidoreductase, mitochondrial-like, with the protein MVILGKLKFLSRSFAALSSAPLRICIVGSGPAGFYTAEKLLKAHEGVEVDILDRLPTPFGLVRSGVAPDHPETKVLINQFSRVAQNERCSFYGNISLGSSISLAELREMYNAVVLSYGAESDRSIGIHGEDLAGIHAAREIVWWYNGHQDCRNLTPDLKSSDTAVIPGQGNVALDVARVLLRPTTELARTDIACHALAALEGSSIRRVFLVGRRGPVQAAWTAKELREILGNCSIYYNF; encoded by the exons ATGGTGATTTTGGGAAAGCTTAAATTTTTGTCGAGAAGCTTCGCAGCTCTCTCTTCAGCTCCATTACGCATTTGTATTGTTGGCAGTGGACCTGCTGGATTTTACACCGCGGAAAAG CTTTTGAAGGCACACGAAGGAGTAGAAGTTGATATACTAGACCGATTGCCTACGCCATTTGGATTGGTACGGTCTGGAGTTGCACCTGATCATCCGGAAACCAAG GTGTTGATCAATCAATTTTCACGGGTTGCACAAAATGAACGATGTTCATTCTATGGAAATATATCTCTTGGATCTTCCATATCTTTGGCAGAGCTTCGTGAGATGTATAATGCG GTAGTGCTTTCTTATGGTGCTGAAAGTGACAGATCTATTGGCATTCATGGGGAG GACTTGGCTGGAATTCATGCTGCTAGAGAGATTGTTTGGTGGTATAACGGGCATCAAGACTGTAGAAATCTTACCCCAGACTTAAAAAGCTCTGACACTGCTGTTATTCCCGGGCAG GGTAATGTCGCTCTTGATGTTGCTCGAGTTCTTTTACGTCCAACAACAGAATTGGCAAGAACTGATATTGCCTGCCATGCATTGGCTGCCTTAGAAGGGAGCTCTATAAG AAGAGTTTTTTTGGTTGGAAGACGTGGACCAGTGCAAGCAGCCTGGACTGCAAAAGAACTGCGAGAAATTCTGGGTAATTGCTCTATCTATTATAACTTTTGA
- the LOC142520736 gene encoding NADPH:adrenodoxin oxidoreductase, mitochondrial-like isoform X1, which translates to MVILGKLNFLSRSFAALSSAPLRICVVGSGPAGFYTAEKLLKAHEGVEVDIIDRLPTPFGLVRSGVAPDHPETKVVINQFSRVAQNERCSFYGNISLGSSISLAELREMYNSVVLSYGAESDRSIGIHGEDLAGIHAAREIVWWYNGHPDCRNLTPDLKSSDTAVILGQGNVALDVARVLLRPTTELARTDIACHALAALEGSSIRRVFLVGRRGPVQASWTAKELREILGIKDLAIHIQQADLVTTPADEIEMKNNRIRKRVYELLSKAANPGTSPLCNQRELHFVFFHRPEKFLESDDKSGHLAGVRLEKTILKGDDGQTKQVAVGTGVYEDISCGIALKSIGYKSLAIDGLPFDNHKGIVPNIGGRVLAKVSQDESKCDAGLYVCGWLKRGPTGIIGTNLYCAEETLACISDDISKGVLTSDSSKPGGQGLLQLLDSRRIAVVPFSGWERIDAEERRRGSLKGKPRQKLTTWEELLEVGCA; encoded by the exons ATGGTGATTTTGGGAAAGCTTAATTTTTTGTCGAGAAGCTTCGCAGCTCTCTCTTCAGCTCCATTACGCATTTGTGTTGTTGGCAGTGGACCTGCTGGATTTTACACCGCGGAAAAG CTTTTGAAGGCACACGAAGGAGTAGAAGTTGATATAATAGACCGATTGCCTACGCCATTTGGATTGGTACGGTCTGGAGTCGCACCTGATCATCCGGAAACCAAG GTGGTGATCAATCAATTTTCACGGGTTGCACAAAATGAACGATGTTCATTCTATGGAAATATATCTCTTGGATCTTCCATATCTTTGGCAGAGCTTCGTGAGATGTATAATTCG GTGGTGCTTTCTTATGGTGCTGAAAGTGACAGATCTATTGGCATTCATGGGGAG GACTTGGCTGGAATTCATGCTGCTAGAGAGATTGTTTGGTGGTATAATGGGCATCCAGACTGTAGAAATCTTACCCCAGACTTAAAAAGCTCTGACACTGCTGTTATTCTCGGGCAG GGTAATGTCGCTCTTGATGTTGCTCGAGTTCTTTTACGTCCAACAACAGAATTGGCAAGAACTGATATTGCCTGCCATGCATTGGCTGCCTTAGAAGGAAGCTCCATAAG AAGAGTTTTTTTGGTTGGAAGACGTGGACCAGTGCAAGCATCCTGGACTGCAAAAGAACTGCGAGAAATTCTGG GAATCAAAGATTTGGCTATTCATATTCAGCAAGCTGATCTAGTTACTACTCCGGCCGATGAG atagaaatgaaaaataatcGGATCAGAAAGCGAGTTTATGAGTTGCTCTCGAAAGCAGCCAATCCTGGAACTTCTCCTTTGTGCAATCAACGTGAGCTCCACTTTGTCTTCTTCCACAGACCAGAGAAGTTTCTGGAATCGGATGATAAAAGTGGTCATCTTGCTGGTGTTCGGCTTGAGAAGACAATACTTAAAG GAGATGATGGTCAGACGAAGCAGGTTGCTGTTGGTACGGGCGTGTATGAAGACATATCATGCGG GATAGCACTGAAGAGCATTGGCTACAAGTCGCTTGCTATTGATGGACTACCCTTTGATAACCACAAAG GAATCGTTCCTAATATCGGAGGTCGTGTTCTAGCCAAGGTGTCACAAGATGAATCAAAATGCGACGCAGGATTGTATGTGTGTGGGTGGTTGAAGAGAGGACCAACGGGGATTATCGGCACCAACCTTTATTGTGCCGAGGAGACG CTTGCGTGCATCTCAGACGACATAAGTAAAGGAGTATTAACTTCTGACTCATCAAAACCCGGGGGACAAGGGCTGCTTCAACTATTAGACAGTCGGAGGATCGCAGTCGTCCCTTTCAGTGGCTGGGAAAGAATCGATGCTGAAGAGAGAAGGCGGGGAAGTTTGAAGGGAAAACCGCGGCAAAAGCTCACAACTTGGGAGGAGCTGCTGGAAGTTGGCTGTGCATAG
- the LOC142520476 gene encoding peroxisomal membrane protein PEX14-like has translation MAATGDAPPSSAGQNPPDPGVSQAMQPSLADHQVTKVDAVKESSPTSVFVNSEPIREDQVENAVKFLSHPKVRGSPVIYRRSFLEKKGLTKEEIDEAFRRVPDPSPPVATTQPVVTNSDEQIKASSNAQQQPPAQNLQSTSVIPASSVPKKGRFTQFHWSHVLFALGFFTASGAGTAVLFKNAIIPRLKLWIRKVVLEEEKEEGMLKKNDKRSIEEEAAAAAKAAAIAAADVARASQEMLIATNEEKRFFEELISTLNVQVREMKSMSNSIKKLEEGQSISRRIIVDEQDYQRVSLTSSQLPYTNGKANNDSHSARSLSPPAYVEPSVGVQSKSYGEIMDMIQNGENPFNIRDVNDASSNPDQPVLNPRSEPRPKPWGFSRSQNSSTNVLDTQESGNISSYRLPDKQLNGDDPVPWWQRQNPRITEIESDNDQKSGPFNRLGIERPVQHSWVPPQPPPVAMLEAAAAIRQPKKRPYQKEEMTDDQSLARAPDVTDELQRITKISESGGFVDTDGEYSQVSSTEIQKEDNGSYL, from the exons ATGGCAGCCACCGGTGACGCTCCTCCGAGCTCTGCAGGCCAAAATCCGCCGGACCCag GGGTCTCACAAGCAATGCAACCATCTCTCGCTGATCATCAAGTTACTAAGGTGGATGCTGTAAAAGAAAGTTCACCAACCTCTGTGTTTGTGAACTCCGAACCGATTCGAGAAGATCAAGTGGAAAATGCTGTTAAGTTTCTTTCACATCCTAAAGTTAGGGGATCTCCGGTAATTTACAGAAGATCTTTTCTTGAGAAGAAGGGACTCACAAAAGAGGAGATAGACGAAGCTTTTCGGCGTGTTCCA GATCCTTCCCCACCTGTTGCAACAACACAGCCTGTTGTGACTAATTCGG ATGAGCAGATAAAAGCTTCATCAAATGCTCAACAGCAACCTCCAGCTCAAAATCTGCAGTCTACATCTGTCATACCTGCTAGCAGTGTTCCAAAAAAGGGCCGATTCACCCAATTTCACTGGTCTCATGTTCTTTTTGCTTTAGGTTTTTTTACGGCATCCGGTGCTGGAACGGCAGTACTTTTCAAG AATGCAATTATTCCGAGGTTAAAGTTATGGATTCGCAAGGTTGTACTGGAAGAAGAAAAGGAAGAGGGGATGCTAAAGAAAAACGATAAACGAAGTATTGAAGAAGAAGCTGCGGCCGCTGCAAAAGCTGCTGCTATAGCAGCTGCTGATGTTGCCCGAGCAAGCCAGGAGATGTTGATTGCAACAAATGAAG AGAAGAGATTCTTCGAGGAGCTTATCAGCACTTTGAATGTGCAAGTGCGTGAAATGAAATCGATGAGTAATTCTATAAAGAAGTTGGAAGAGG GTCAAAGTATCAGTAGAAGAATTATCGTAGATGAACAGGATTATCAAAGGGTCTCACTGACCAGTTCACAA CTACCTTATACCAATGGCAAGGCAAACAATGATTCACATTCAG CGAGATCTCTGTCACCGCCTGCATACGTGGAACCTTCTGTTGGTGTTCAATCTAAGTCGTATGGGGAG ATCATGGATATGATTCAGAATGGGGAGAACCCTTTCAATATCAGG GATGTCAATGATGCTTCGTCAAATCCAGATCAACCAGTGTTAAATCCTCGTTCAGAGCCTAGGCCAAAG CCTTGGGGGTTTAGTCGATCTCAGAACAGCTCCACCAACGTTCTCGATACTCAAGAAAGTGGTAACATTTCAAGTTACAGACTCCCAGATAAGCAGTTGAATGGAGACGATCCAGTGCCTTGGTGGCAGCGACAGAATCCTAGAATCACAGAAATTGAATCTGACAATGATCAGAAGTCCGGACCTTTCAACAGGTTGGGTATTGAGCGACCAGTTCAGCATTCATGGGTACCTCCCCAGCCACCACCTGTTGCGATGCTCGAAGCCGCTGCAGCTATACGACAACCAAAGAAGCGACCATATCAGAAAGAGGAAATGACTGATGATCAATCACTAGCTCGTGCTCCAGATGTAACCGATGAGTTGCAAAGAATCACAAAAATCTCTGAATCAGGTGGTTTCGTTGATACCGATGGTGAGTATTCCCAAGTTTCTTCAACTGAGATACAAAAGGAAGATAATGGCTCATATTTGTAG
- the LOC142520080 gene encoding protein EXECUTER 2, chloroplastic-like produces MSVANAWATGQSAVPPPQLRPFSSSSLDTGPLSKKKHSVDFAYKVLLTRSKNSRLACICRSNIESGNHGTSGSNGSSFCYSSSSSADWDWNRWTRHFSEIEQAESYASVLKFQLDDAIESEDFEEAAKLKKAIADSTSKDSIAEIMAQLKYAIEEERYQDASRLCQSTGSGLVGWWVGYSKDSDDPFGRLIRITPGMGRFVGRSYSPRQLVTSSPGTPLFEIFVVKDANGTHEMQVVFLKRTKGNSRASSDKSTTPSASEIVDTPVVDDNVEESEAEKGKVKSIDMEGADEGIKSVMNFLKEKIPELKFKVMKVNITEDMTEDAVRQLIEEDDEKTTSEDSEEEAGDINDNKQDQVTAQGDNDTLEDEKNLDMKLYIGGVLHNKEDDHTKDEFVRVPANIKDTERDSFVLHIPKGDQDNGAEKNAASKVEVVAAITAHSVSELMPPDVAKVFMGSDKVSSKISKDVREMVKLAVSHAQKQNRLSEYTNFSRITTSQGDLDLFDGLYVGAFGPYGTEVVQLRRKYGSWTVNSDDKSSEMEFFEYVEAVKLTGDLNVPAGQVTFRAKIGRGNRLAKRGMYPDELGVVASYRGQGRIAEFGFQNPKWVEGELLQLNGKGLGPYVKGADLGFLYVVPEQSFLVLFNRLKLPE; encoded by the exons ATGTCAGTGGCTAATGCTTGGGCGACTGGGCAGTCCGCCGTTCCGCCGCCCCAGCTCCGACCTTTCTCATCATCTTCACTAGACACCGGCCCTCTCTCCAAGAAGAAACATTCAGTCGATTTCGCTTATAAAGTTCTTCTTACAAGAAGCAAGAACTCAAGGTTGGCTTGCATTTGCCGGAGTAATATTGAGAGCGGTAATCATGGCACCTCTGGCAGTAATGGTAGCAGTTTTTGTTATTCATCATCGTCATCTGCAGATTGGGATTGGAATAGGTGGACCCGCCATTTTTCAGAGATTGAGCAGGCTGAGAGCTATGCTTCTGTTCTCAAG TTTCAACTGGATGACGCAATAGAGAGTGAAGACTTCGAGGAAGCTGCTAAGTTGAAAAAAGCGATTGCGGATTCAACATCAAAAGATAGCATTGCTGAAATTATGGCTCAATTGAAG TATGCAATCGAGGAAGAACGTTACCAAGACGCCTCAAGATTATGCCAAAGTACAGGAAGCGGTCTG GTTGGTTGGTGGGTTGGATATTCTAAGGACTCAGATGATCCTTTCGGGAGATTGATTCGGATCACTCCTGGAATGGGAAGATTTGTTGGCAGAAGTTATAGTCCAAG GCAGTTGGTCACTTCATCTCCTGGAACTCCACTGTTTGAAATATTTGTGGTTAAAGATGCAAATGGGACACATGAGATGCAG GTTGTATTTCTAAAACGAACTAAAGGAAATTCACGTGCATCATCTGATAAATCCACTACGCCATCAGCAAGTGAGATTGTGGATACACCAGTAGTTGATGATAACGTAGAAGAAAGTGAAGCGGAGAAAGGGAAAGTAAAAAGTATCGACATGGAAGGAGCTGATGAAGGAATAAAAAGTGTCATGAATTTTCTTAAAGAAAAAATTCCAGAACTTAAGTTTAAAGTAATGAAAGTTAATATTACCGAAGACATGACTGAGGATGCTGTGAGGCAATTGatagaagaagatgatgagaaaaCAACCAGTGAAGATTCCGAGGAGGAAGCGGGTGATATAAATGACAATAAGCAAGATCAAGTCACTGCTCAAGGAGATAATGACACATTGGAAGATgaaaagaatctagacatgaaACTTTACATTGGAGGAGTATTGCACAATAAAGAAGACGATCATACAAAAGATGAGTTTGTTCGTGTCCCAGCTAATATAAAGGATACGGAGAGGGATTCCTTTGTGTTGCATATTCCAAAAGGAGATCAAGATAATGGCGCAGAAAAAAATGCAGCATCGAAGGTGGAGGTGGTGGCTGCTATCACTGCCCATAGTGTTTCTGAACTTATGCCTCCTGATGTGGCCAAGGTGTTTATGGGCTCTGATAAAGTTTCTTCCAAG ATTTCCAAAGATGTTCGAGAAATGGTTAAGCTTGCTGTCAGTCATGCGCAGAAGCAGAATAGATTATCCGAGTACACAAATTTTAGTCGTATTACTACCTCCCAAGGTGATTTAGATCTATTTGATG GTCTATATGTTGGTGCATTTGGCCCTTATGGTACTGAGGTGGTTCAACTAAGGCGGAAATATGGCAGCTGGACTGTGAATAGTGATGATAAATCTTCCGAAATGGAGTTCTTCGAGTATGTCGAGGCAGTTAAGCTGACCGGAGATTTGAATGTTCCAGCAGGGCAG GTGACTTTTCGTGCTAAAATTGGGAGAGGTAACCGGCTTGCTAAGCGGGGAATGTACCCAGATGAACTTGGAGTG GTTGCAAGTTACAGAGGCCAAGGAAGGATCGCAGAATTCGGGTTCCAGAATCCCAAATGGGTTGAGGGGGAACTGTTACAACTGAACGGCAAG GGTTTGGGTCCATATGTGAAAGGTGCGGACCTTGGTTTTCTTTATGTTGTCCCCGAACAGAGTTTTCTTGTGCTGTTCAATCGCTTGAAACTACCAGAGTAA
- the LOC142520736 gene encoding NADPH:adrenodoxin oxidoreductase, mitochondrial-like isoform X2, which produces MYNSVVLSYGAESDRSIGIHGEDLAGIHAAREIVWWYNGHPDCRNLTPDLKSSDTAVILGQGNVALDVARVLLRPTTELARTDIACHALAALEGSSIRRVFLVGRRGPVQASWTAKELREILGIKDLAIHIQQADLVTTPADEIEMKNNRIRKRVYELLSKAANPGTSPLCNQRELHFVFFHRPEKFLESDDKSGHLAGVRLEKTILKGDDGQTKQVAVGTGVYEDISCGIALKSIGYKSLAIDGLPFDNHKGIVPNIGGRVLAKVSQDESKCDAGLYVCGWLKRGPTGIIGTNLYCAEETLACISDDISKGVLTSDSSKPGGQGLLQLLDSRRIAVVPFSGWERIDAEERRRGSLKGKPRQKLTTWEELLEVGCA; this is translated from the exons ATGTATAATTCG GTGGTGCTTTCTTATGGTGCTGAAAGTGACAGATCTATTGGCATTCATGGGGAG GACTTGGCTGGAATTCATGCTGCTAGAGAGATTGTTTGGTGGTATAATGGGCATCCAGACTGTAGAAATCTTACCCCAGACTTAAAAAGCTCTGACACTGCTGTTATTCTCGGGCAG GGTAATGTCGCTCTTGATGTTGCTCGAGTTCTTTTACGTCCAACAACAGAATTGGCAAGAACTGATATTGCCTGCCATGCATTGGCTGCCTTAGAAGGAAGCTCCATAAG AAGAGTTTTTTTGGTTGGAAGACGTGGACCAGTGCAAGCATCCTGGACTGCAAAAGAACTGCGAGAAATTCTGG GAATCAAAGATTTGGCTATTCATATTCAGCAAGCTGATCTAGTTACTACTCCGGCCGATGAG atagaaatgaaaaataatcGGATCAGAAAGCGAGTTTATGAGTTGCTCTCGAAAGCAGCCAATCCTGGAACTTCTCCTTTGTGCAATCAACGTGAGCTCCACTTTGTCTTCTTCCACAGACCAGAGAAGTTTCTGGAATCGGATGATAAAAGTGGTCATCTTGCTGGTGTTCGGCTTGAGAAGACAATACTTAAAG GAGATGATGGTCAGACGAAGCAGGTTGCTGTTGGTACGGGCGTGTATGAAGACATATCATGCGG GATAGCACTGAAGAGCATTGGCTACAAGTCGCTTGCTATTGATGGACTACCCTTTGATAACCACAAAG GAATCGTTCCTAATATCGGAGGTCGTGTTCTAGCCAAGGTGTCACAAGATGAATCAAAATGCGACGCAGGATTGTATGTGTGTGGGTGGTTGAAGAGAGGACCAACGGGGATTATCGGCACCAACCTTTATTGTGCCGAGGAGACG CTTGCGTGCATCTCAGACGACATAAGTAAAGGAGTATTAACTTCTGACTCATCAAAACCCGGGGGACAAGGGCTGCTTCAACTATTAGACAGTCGGAGGATCGCAGTCGTCCCTTTCAGTGGCTGGGAAAGAATCGATGCTGAAGAGAGAAGGCGGGGAAGTTTGAAGGGAAAACCGCGGCAAAAGCTCACAACTTGGGAGGAGCTGCTGGAAGTTGGCTGTGCATAG
- the LOC142521489 gene encoding uncharacterized protein LOC142521489 → MAIRHRNKLSPAECWLAYGSTTPQLQDFAVRILSLTCSASGCERNWSMFQHLHSKRRNRLAQKRLNDLVFIKYNRALKRRYDLRDKIDPISLDDIDDSNEWLMRGLDNEENNLVFGDDDLTWGDVGRAAGVGEPIYGFRSRASSFSNEVRASTSKTTRKRPISHLLDEEEEEIDDDQESGEDQEEYKSESSRDSDDSMEEDELDLDD, encoded by the exons ATGGCTATTAGACATAGAAATAAATTATCACCAG CTGAATGTTGGTTGGCTTATGGTTCTACGACCCCACAATTGCAAGATTTTGCTGTGAGAATTCTCAGCCTTACGTGCAGTGCTTCTGGTTGTGAGCGGAACTGGAGTATGTTTCAGCAT CTTCATTCGAAAAGAAGAAACAGGTTGGCGCAGAAGCGTTTGAATGATCTAGTCTTCATTAAATATAACAGGGCATTGAAACGTCGATATGATTTGCGCGACAAAATTGATCCTATTTCATTGGATGATATCGATGATAGCAATGAATGGTTGATGAGAGGATTGGACAATGAAGAAAATAATCTAGTCTTTGGGGATGATGATTTGACATGGGGTGATGTAGGCCGAGCGGCTGGGGTTGGGGAACCGATTTATGGTTTTAGATCTCGTGCTTCGTCTTTTTCAAACGAGGTAAGGGCATCTACATCCAAAACAACCAGAAAAAGGCCAATTTCACATCTTTTGgatgaagaggaagaagaaattgatgatgaTCAAGAAAGTGGTGAAGATCAAGAAGAATACAAGTCCGAAAGTTCTAGGGACTCTGATGATTCGATGGAGGAAGATGAACTTGATTTGGATGATTGA